TCATAATTGGAGCCCTGAAAGATGCGGTGGACGTAGATTCCGGCCACATGTACGTCATCCGGATCGATCTCGCCGGGTTTTACCAGATGCTCTACTTCCGCAATGGTGATATCACCCGCTTTCGCCATGGAGGTAGAGAAATTCCGGGTGGTTTTGCGGAATACCAGGTTGCCCATGGTATCGCCTTTCCAGGCTTTTACGATAGAGAAAGACGCATGCAGAGCATGTTCCATCAGGTACATCTTTCCATTGAACTCGCGCACTTCTTTTCCTGCGGCTATTTCAGTTCCATAACCTGCCGGCGTATAGAAAGCGGGAATGCCCATACCGGCCATCTGTATGCGCGTAGCCAGCGTCCCTTGCGGAATAAGGTCCACTTCCAGTTCTCCATTGAGCAACTGGCGCTCGAACTCTGCATTCTCTCCCACATAGGAGCTCATCATCTTTTTGATCTGGCGGGTCTTCAGCATCAGGCCCAATCCAAAATCATCCACACCGGCATTATTGGAGATGCAGGTAAGGTTCTTCACCCCGCTGCGCACCAGCGCCGCAATACTGTTCTCGGGGATACCACAAAGACCAAAGCCACCCAACATGATGGTGGCTCCGTCCTGTATATCTTTTACTGCCTCATCGGCATTTGCAACAACTTTGTTCATATCTGACAAGCGAATTTTAGATGGCAAAAATACAGATAAACCCGAAGGTGGGTAAACGGCTTATGGCACGGGCTTCAAACGCTGGTCCCTGGCCCTGTTGCGTAATCTGTTGAGCACGGAATCCTTCCTGCGTTTCAGGTCTGCCGAATCCAGTTTCATTTTTGGATTGGCAGGTTTTATTTTTTTGGCGATAGAGTCTGCCCTCAATTTGTTGGCAACCGAATCAGCTTTCCGTTTATTGGCGATGGAATCTCTATATGATTTAGCATATACAGTATCCTTCATTTTCAGGTTCTGGAGAGAATCTTTTTTCTGCTGTTCACGCTGGCGCTCCTGCAACTCTTCGTCCCTTTTGCGATTGGCGCGGGTATAGATGGAATCGAACATCGATTTACTGATGTCCGGACGGGACAAATAGAACCTGTAGCTTTTCAGGAACTCTTCCTGTGAAATATCATGGATCTGGAATACCTGATCGTACAGCTTGAGGGTTTCAGTCTTGATATCCTTACGCTTGGAGGTATCCGAAGGGAAATAGGTGATAGCATACCGGTCTGCCAGGATCATATCCCACATTACTGCCTGCATAGACTCACGGTCCAGCACACCTGAAGGGACTTTGTTCTTATCGGAGCAAGCGCCCAAACCCAGCACCACAGCGATTCCTATGATCCATACAATACTTCCTCTCTTCCGTTTCACAAAGTGCGAACGCATCATTTCAATTCCGATTTATAGGTGTTGGCGTTGGAGATATCGATCTTCTGGAGGATATCCCGCGCTTTCTGTTTTTCTTCGGGTGTGGCTTTTTTGAAGATCCTGATCAGTTCCTGGGATTTGCCCTGGAGGAAGAAAGGGATGATCATCGTATTGCCGATATCGTTATTGAGGCTGTTGAGCATACTGAGGGTATTCAGTACTGCTGTACGGCCTTCATTTTCGTTCTCATACATATGGTCCATTCCGAGCCTGTAATAGCTGTACATGGCTTCGTGAATGGAATTGTAGCGGTTGTTCACCAGGTTCTCCACCAGCCAGTAGCGGTTGCGCAATCCGTCGAATGCTTTCCAGCCGGTGATATCCCTGTTCTCAGGAGCATTGTTCACTACATTTTGTGCTTTCTGGAAATAAGGATCGCCGCCACGGAGTGAAAAGGAATTGAAATCGAGGCCCAGGATCATGTACACATAATACGCAAACACGGCGCTGAGGTTGGATACCAGCGGATCTGAGCCGGACACGCGATTGTCGTTGAACTCGAAAGGCTGGAATTCCACGTAGCGGAAGGTAAGGCCATCGTCCTGAAAATTGATCAATGGCGTTTCGTAGTTGGTATTGAATACGGGACGTGCAGCCTGCACCGTTAGTGTGGCTTTGTAAATATTGCCAGGTTGCGCTTCCAGGATGTTCACCAGGAAATTGCAATTGATCTTTTCATTGGCCTGAAAAGTTTCATTGGTCCATTTTCTGGTATTGAGAAAATTGGTGATGGTGTTCTGCAGCGTGGAGAACACCTTCTTATCCGTTTGTGAGCTCACGCGGCCGGCATTGATACTGACGCGGGCATTGAGCTCCTGCGCCTGGATCATGATTGGCAAAACAGCCACTGTGAGTATCAGCAATATCTGTTTACGCATATAGCATTTTTACAATTCTGTCAACAATATCCCTGGCTACTTCCTTTTTGGGTTTCCGTTCGTAGGGGATCTCGTTTCCGTCTTTCTCGAAAATGGTGACCTTATTGGTATCAAAACCGAAACCGGCGCCATTATCGTTGAGCGAGTTCAGCACTATCATGTCTGCATTCTTCTTTTGCAGCTTGGATTGCGCA
This portion of the Pseudobacter ginsenosidimutans genome encodes:
- a CDS encoding CoA transferase subunit A: MNKVVANADEAVKDIQDGATIMLGGFGLCGIPENSIAALVRSGVKNLTCISNNAGVDDFGLGLMLKTRQIKKMMSSYVGENAEFERQLLNGELEVDLIPQGTLATRIQMAGMGIPAFYTPAGYGTEIAAGKEVREFNGKMYLMEHALHASFSIVKAWKGDTMGNLVFRKTTRNFSTSMAKAGDITIAEVEHLVKPGEIDPDDVHVAGIYVHRIFQGSNYEKRIERRTVKL
- a CDS encoding DUF4296 domain-containing protein → MMRSHFVKRKRGSIVWIIGIAVVLGLGACSDKNKVPSGVLDRESMQAVMWDMILADRYAITYFPSDTSKRKDIKTETLKLYDQVFQIHDISQEEFLKSYRFYLSRPDISKSMFDSIYTRANRKRDEELQERQREQQKKDSLQNLKMKDTVYAKSYRDSIANKRKADSVANKLRADSIAKKIKPANPKMKLDSADLKRRKDSVLNRLRNRARDQRLKPVP
- the porD gene encoding type IX secretion system protein PorD, coding for MRKQILLILTVAVLPIMIQAQELNARVSINAGRVSSQTDKKVFSTLQNTITNFLNTRKWTNETFQANEKINCNFLVNILEAQPGNIYKATLTVQAARPVFNTNYETPLINFQDDGLTFRYVEFQPFEFNDNRVSGSDPLVSNLSAVFAYYVYMILGLDFNSFSLRGGDPYFQKAQNVVNNAPENRDITGWKAFDGLRNRYWLVENLVNNRYNSIHEAMYSYYRLGMDHMYENENEGRTAVLNTLSMLNSLNNDIGNTMIIPFFLQGKSQELIRIFKKATPEEKQKARDILQKIDISNANTYKSELK